A genomic window from Candidatus Binataceae bacterium includes:
- a CDS encoding helix-turn-helix transcriptional regulator produces MKTFGQVLREARKKAGITQRELAARLKREDGRPVDPPYLNAVEHDHRYPPEDYLIEQMARIVGISADVLYFHANRQPPDVKTEADQERVEAAYRAFRSALGVKPTGNRK; encoded by the coding sequence ATGAAGACCTTCGGCCAAGTACTCAGGGAAGCTCGAAAGAAAGCCGGCATCACCCAGAGAGAGCTTGCCGCCCGCTTGAAGCGCGAAGATGGGCGTCCGGTCGATCCACCCTATCTCAACGCCGTCGAACACGACCATCGCTATCCGCCCGAAGACTACCTGATCGAGCAGATGGCCAGAATTGTCGGCATCTCCGCCGATGTGCTGTACTTTCATGCGAACCGGCAGCCGCCTGACGTAAAGACCGAAGCGGACCAGGAGCGGGTCGAGGCCGCTTACCGCGCGTTCCGCAGCGCGCTGGGAGTAAAACCGACCGGCAATCGAAAATGA
- a CDS encoding DUF3825 domain-containing protein: MFDKDALVSQLGVAATAKVTERLRRFAFLPDKTIERLSAEALPEEWGNDLFVLVKYLAVHVAWSIIEGRFTQSENQIYVSAGHLQTRYGTPLYLVFEPNPQIGKQPYILVAAGSRISAPELPLSPSIPEPPTISRSAEIVMSHDHILGDHADRVKFLAQTPPVSQICAVAGAIQWSINRNLQIPYWYFGRMNYVVPLYLTSRENITMAPDLIAPIEVSAETLLVRTILEPHMPYANARVAVRRHDQLPAWMLDAWNREARKLEEAQIEDPEA, encoded by the coding sequence GTGTTCGACAAGGATGCTCTAGTCTCTCAGCTTGGCGTTGCCGCAACGGCTAAAGTCACCGAGAGGTTGCGACGCTTCGCGTTTCTTCCAGATAAGACAATTGAACGCCTTTCAGCAGAGGCACTGCCCGAGGAATGGGGCAACGATCTTTTTGTTTTGGTGAAGTATCTCGCTGTGCATGTCGCATGGAGCATCATAGAAGGGCGCTTCACGCAGAGCGAGAATCAAATCTACGTGAGCGCCGGGCATCTGCAGACACGCTACGGCACGCCGCTCTACCTGGTCTTCGAGCCAAATCCTCAAATCGGCAAGCAACCTTATATTCTCGTCGCAGCGGGATCGAGGATTTCAGCGCCTGAATTGCCGCTCTCACCGTCTATCCCAGAACCGCCAACGATCAGTCGCAGCGCGGAAATCGTCATGAGCCATGATCACATTCTTGGAGACCATGCCGATCGGGTCAAATTTTTAGCGCAAACCCCTCCAGTGTCGCAGATATGTGCAGTCGCTGGCGCCATACAGTGGTCCATTAATAGGAATCTCCAAATTCCGTACTGGTATTTCGGTCGTATGAATTATGTCGTGCCGCTGTACCTGACTAGTCGCGAGAACATCACGATGGCTCCGGATTTGATTGCGCCGATTGAAGTGTCTGCCGAGACTCTTTTAGTGCGAACCATTCTCGAGCCTCATATGCCGTACGCTAACGCTCGGGTCGCTGTTAGAAGACATGATCAACTCCCGGCGTGGATGCTCGATGCGTGGAACCGCGAAGCAAGGAAACTCGAGGAAGCTCAGATCGAAGACCCTGAAGCCTAA
- a CDS encoding helix-turn-helix domain-containing protein has product MKTFGQVITEARKKAGLTQKEVAGRLKREDGRVVDAPYLNAMEHDRRYPPSNHLIDQLAEILGVPADLLYFHAKRLPGDIKRDVDNQQVEAAYQAFRKALKGSKTGSKKNETASRSAWSADSTSLLQDRGAGRQVRRDHQRFHGAPSRRLPPADSH; this is encoded by the coding sequence ATGAAGACATTTGGCCAAGTAATTACCGAGGCTCGCAAAAAAGCAGGCCTCACACAAAAGGAGGTTGCCGGACGCCTGAAGCGCGAGGATGGCCGCGTGGTTGATGCCCCATACCTAAATGCGATGGAGCACGACCGGCGCTATCCACCGTCGAATCATTTGATCGACCAGCTTGCCGAAATCCTCGGAGTGCCCGCCGACTTGCTCTACTTCCACGCGAAGCGATTGCCAGGCGATATCAAACGCGACGTGGACAATCAGCAGGTTGAGGCGGCGTACCAGGCTTTCCGCAAGGCGCTGAAAGGCTCTAAAACCGGCAGCAAAAAAAATGAAACCGCTTCGCGATCCGCTTGGTCGGCCGATTCCACGTCTCTACTTCAAGACAGAGGAGCTGGACGCCAGGTGCGAAGGGATCATCAGAGATTTCATGGAGCGCCGAGCCGGCGGCTTCCGCCTGCCGATTCCCACTGA